TTCTATGACCTTAACTGGATTGGGTAATTTGATTGAAACAAATGTTTTTATACGTTTGGTACTCTAATACACTATACCAAGTCCATGAATAAATTTTATCCGGAGGTAAAGACAAAGGGATGAAAAGGTCTCACCTCAAACCATTGCAACTCCTCCTGAAGTTCAAGTGCAGGCCCAGGCCTGGTTCCTCCTCTGTAATGCTCCATATCTGCAACATGGTGCAACAATGTGTTCTTCTTCTTATCAATAACTCGATGCAGTCTAGCCATCGGTACTTTCAGTTGTTTCACAAGATTGAAGATCTTTTTCTGGCGATGCATGACGGCCACACCCAAAATGCTCTGACCCTTCTTATTGAGCTGATCAACAGCGTGgggatatttatttattatctccCACACAATCTCTTCTATTCCATTTATCGTTGCAACAAACAATGAGATCTGCTTATTGCTAGTTAATGATGAGCTCGTTACAGGAGGTTCTGTTATTTCTATttctccctttttatttttttccccaccCATTCCCTgctctttttcttcctcttcattTTGGTCTATTTTGACTATATTCcacttttctttctctattAGTTTTTCGGCGAGTCTCAAAGCTAATACATGCTTTCTTTTCTGGTTCCAGAATACTTCTAGCCTTGCTGGCCAACATCGTACTTCATGTTCATGCGAAAGCGaatgaaattaaacatggaTGAGAGCTAGCcatttttatgaaatagaaagaaaCATTAACAATGATAGTAGAAGGATGAActaaagtataataataataataataataataataataaagaactgGATCAAAGTCATtacagtgtgtgtgtgtgtgtgtctatatatatatatatatcaaatcatCAAAGTCACAGAAAGTTGAATTTTGTAGGAAAAGGCTCAACCTCTTTGTGTCttatgcatgtaaataaatcatTTCATCAATCCATATTCTTAAATGAcaatgatatataaaaatagtatgagtaatatataaaaaataaattatcaaattcaatgaccagaataaaaaatctcatataATAAGAGTCAATTATCCAATTCAATAAATGGCATCAAATTCAATGATCAGTTATGATTCCTTAATTTGGACATGAATGAAATGTGTTTCATTGTACCCTCCAGAAATATATCTAATCTCGTTATAGAAAGGTTGCTCAATAATACCACCTAGCCTTGAAACCAAAAGAACAGGTCTCAATTGTGTCCAATTATACCTTTAGGGACCTTAAAATAGTTGAGTAGGCCGCCTCTTGGTTTCCTCTCCGAGCTGCTACCCAAACCGCTCTCAACATCTCCCACAGTACCCTTCCGTGCCTGGCCACTAGTTTCTACTTGGAATTCTACCTTGCGGCGAACAGGAAGACCTGCGAAATAATTTAGAGGTCAAATCATAGACATATAGAtgtccacacacacacacatatatatatatatgcatgcatgtatatatatgtagcATGTATATATATGGAGCCACTATTGTAAGGTCTAATAGTGTGTTTGGAGTAGGCATACAACAATATATGAGTCTTTCAAATATGCCCATGGGAAATCCACTCTCAAAAGCAGATGGCATGTGGGCTAGAAGTTGAAGAGCAGTTATGCCTTTTTTGTCCTTCAAGCTGTGGAGCGATTCATCCAGTTTTAGCAAAAGTAAAGCTGTGTCTGCATTCATGAaattagaaattcaaaaattatacaTATGATACACAcacattttaaatttgagaattcTACAAAGAGAGAAATTGTTACCAAAGTGTTGCCCTATGATAGCAGCGCCAAGGATGGACAGGCCATCTTTCCGCTGGCGGTGAATTGGAAATAGGaggccatcatcatcatcatccacgCATTGTTCTGGTTTGGAACGGATCAAAAGCTCCACTATTTCTGCCTCACCAAATCCAGCTGCTGTAAACAGTGGGGTTTCACCGTACTCGTTAGGAATGGCAATTAGGTCTGGACAACATTCTACCAAGAATCTTACAGCCTCATAATTCCCATAGATGGTTGCCTCGTGAAGAGCCgtatttccaaatttgttttttttcttgagaaaatcTTTCTCAGTTGAAGGTAATTCTCTTTCCTTCACGATTTCAAGTAGATCTTCAAGTGCTTGCACTTCGTTGCTTTGCACAGCTAGATGAAGTACAGTATCCAAAGAGCTCGTAACTGGAGAGAACAAATACTCGGTATTTTCCTTATAGTAGTCAATCATGTGTTGCCATTTTCCATTCATGGCTGCTTTATAAGGTCTCTCCTGTATCATCTCATCAGAATCCATAATTGCTCTCTACATAAGATTATGTAAGTAACTATTGTTAATGTACAATCTTAACATAAGTAactattgttaatgttaatgtaACATAAGTAATGTACAATCTTAACAATACTCTCTATTGTTAATGCTAATCTTACAATCTTAACATAAGTAACATATAACCCATATTTGCTCTCTACATAAGTAACTATTGTTAATGTACAATCTTAACAATACTCtctattattaatgttaatctTACAATCTTAACATAAGtaacataatccatatttgctCTCTACATAAGTAACTATTGTTAATGTACAATCTTAACAATACTCTCTATTGTTAACTAcagaagaatttttaaaaagaggTTTTAAGCTTAGCATAATTTTTGCCTTACCTTACAAGTGATGGTTGCATGGCTATTTATAGCCCTCATAACCAACCTAAATGGAACAATTTAGACAAACTTTCCACCAATAGAACTTGCAAGAATCTTAACCAATTCACTAGACAATTCTAGAGTTCTTTGAATTGTGGATGAGAATTCTTAACATTTCTAGTATTCGTTTGATTTCTCTAGAACTTTCCTAATTTAACTTTGCACAAACTtgtagtttatattattttctagaaTTGACCTCTGGAATCTTCTTTAAGtgcattaataatttaatactcCTCCTTAATATACTTCACTGATACTCTAACTTGATCTTGTAGTGCCTCAAACTTAACTCATGAAAGGGCTTTTATGAAGATATctactaattgttttttagtctTGCATGCAATattcaaaattgatttctttataGCCAACtgctttttataaaaagtgaaaTTGATTGATATGTGCTTGTCCTGTTATGGAATACAAGAATTTTATCATAGAAATGACTgacttattattatataatatcgTTGTAGATCCATTAATTTTCGCTATTATATCTAGATTTATGAGACCTTACATTAAGCTTAGACTGAAAAGCACTCTTAATAGAGTCTTCTTCGTAGTACTGAGTCTTTTCTTATGTGCTTCTAAAGAACCTATTAGTTCAGCTACTGACAAGAttgttaaatctttttattgttCTATACTAGTAACTATAGAGTCATTTTCTTGTAAGATTGATTGGAAATTTTTCAACAACCCTTTGatcaataatattttctccTATAGATCTCATTTGATTTACAACTACTTTAATTCTTCCATGATAATCTTTAACAATCTCaaaatctttcattttaatattttccaactctctTCGTGGTATTTGGAGTCTAATGGTGCATACCTCAGAATCACCGCGAAACTCCTCTTGCAACATATCCCATGCTCGGTGTGCAGTTGAAGCTTTAGTAATCCTAGGAAAAATTGTATTGGCCAGTGATTGTTGAATCAAATAAAGGGCACTAGCATCCTTCTGCTTTTTCACCTCTAACTCCTTCCGTTGTGCTTCTTCTAGAGTAGAGATATTTTCTCGCTCCTCAAATCCATTCTTAACAATGTCCCAAAGATTTTGAGACCTGAAGagtgtttccatttttttttcccacaaatCATAGTTTTCCACCATCAAAAATAGGAAGTGACACAAAGATAGATTGTGAATGAATTTTATGGTGGCCATAAAGAACTCTAATGCCGCCTTTACGATCAATTGGGCTCTGACCACTGTTAGAGGATGATGGTAGTTAGGAGATTTTAGTGATTAGGGGTTGAAATGAAAGTAGTTTATAGTTAAGATTTTTAAGTTTGTATAATTTGGAAATGCTTGAAGGATATACAAAGCAAAATCTTTGTTGATAGGAAATATAATACAAGGAGGATAGTTTTTAGGACAAAGGTTTTAAGCTTAgcatagtttttttagtttacctTACTAGTGATGGTTGCAtggctatttatagccttcTTAACCAATCTAAATGAAACAATCTTTCCAGCCATAGAACTTGATGAAATCTTAGCTAATACACTAGAAAATTCCAAAAGTTCTTTGAATTGTGGACAAGCATTCTTTCATTTCAAGAATATTCCTGGTGTTTGTTTGATTTCTCTCTAACTTTCCTAACTTAACTTGGTACTAAATTATAGTTTGTagtgttttcttgaattgatcTCTAAAATCTTCTTTAGGTGTAttcataatttaacaaaatgattGGAATGCTGCTATAGCTAGCTCTTGGTAAAATTAAAGACAACAAGAAAACTTGTTTCCAGAGAGATGACTACAAAGAAACAAACTAGCTTCcagtttttcttaattaagccgTTTGAGAACCCTATAAAGAACTGTTCCTTgttaaaaataacagtaaattAGTATCTGGGTTATGCTTGTTTGGTATATAGAATGGAACTATTAATTATAAGAACATATAATAAGGTgaattcttatttattattcttataagaataaaataaaattgatagaatAAACGTCAACTATTTGTCAAGTCCTTGTCCTTGTAAAAGTGACATATTGGGAAGCTTCAACTATATGTCAAGTCAACCATTTAGGTGGTAACCCAATGGTAAAAACTTGGGActaagaggtttgctccctctgtggtctcaggttcgagccctgaagttgctcatatgatagccactggaagcttacatggtcgttaacttcaagacccgtgagattagttgaggtgcacgcaagctggcccggacacccacgttaaactaaaaaaaaaattatatgtcaaGTCCTTGTCCTTGTAAAAGAGACATGTTGGAGAGGCTAACAACGGCAGGTCCATTCAGCCCAGTACTTGACGGCTGCCTTAGTTAGTTTTCTCATGTATTAAGTTATGTCCACATTAATTTACATTAGTCCAAATGTACGGTCACAACATATATTAAGATAAACTCATTGTAGCATTGTTTTTACATATTAGTATAAATGTATATATTGTGTTGTGTTTTCTATTATGGTATCAAAGCGTAATCCACCAGATGTGTTTCAGATGTTGTATTATGTTCAACCTAAAAGAAAAGTCGACAAGgaaacctttttgtttttacaatgaaAACAACTAAAGAATcccattttattattgtttgagcAACTTACATGTCCTAAAGTTGAATTCAGATGAAAATTCATGGAAATTAATATGTTAGATGAGGTGGATAGCTAGCAAAATGCATGTTAGCAAGAAAGGAACATGAATTGCATCAAGAGTGgtgtttttagaataatatttctGTATTCGGAATTACTAAGAGACTCTAAAAAAATtctacaatacaaaaaaaataataacccttgaaattttaattcaatttctagGATTTCAAACAATTTGTAAAGTTTATAATATGTAATCCATTCaacatcttttatatttgtttatatctttgtattttttaatataaaatatgatttcacCACATGTAAGAGGCTCTAAgaataatatgatttataaGATTCAGTTTTTCTTACTACTTggtcaaatatttataatatcaaataattattttaatttaaaaattttaattgtttaaatttttgggtgactttttcaaaaataataataatttaaatcaactGTCTAACATTACAATACTATCTTAACCTATCTtacctttttgtttatttttaaataattaaataatacttgGTATAATATTGATCATCTAAAATACACTTTTCCTTTTCAGTTTAATTCTTGCCGATGAGCTCcttcttttgatattttgttcaaCATTAATAGTTGAATTAACCCAATTTCAGAAGAAATattattactttgtttttttttatacattaagaacttgattaattgatcattacagaaataaatataattagataGATTTATGTTCCTAGAAAAGTTTTCTTAGTTCAGTGTAAAAAAATGTATTCCATTTGTTAAACCATAACATTGCAGCTTGAAATCGAGATTCACCTTCgtgcttttaaaataaacaaatcaaaaaaagaagaaagtaaattatttctttgttttcccttttccttttgctttataATCCTACTTTAAAGTTGTAGTGTAATAATTGTAGTTTATGTACGAGAACAATTAAAGTAGGACTCTTCCAAAAGCAAAAAGGGGAAACCAGTAataatttactttcttctttttgcttGCCTATTTTAGAAGCAAGAATGTGAATCTCGATTTCAAGCACTGCGATATTATGGTTTAACAAATGCAAtacattttttcaatatataatgaactaaaaaaaatctgacCTACAAtctaatcttaatatatttattttatatagtgaTCAATCAATCAAGTTTTTAAGCTATAAAAAGCAGAGTAATAATATATATCCTACCTCTGAAAACGATTAATTCAGCCATTAACAAATTTCCCTCTAAAGGAGGAGATCATCAGAAGAAAAGGTGGATTTTAAGAGAgatcaatatattatttaaattatttgaaaagaaatagaaaggtAAGATGGGTGCTGATAATAcgaaatatttaaaagttgatATCAAATCATACagtaacaattttaaaatttttgagttAAGATAATAATTAGCTAAAACATATTATGCacccatttcttttaattaaaaggaaaaatttatCATGATGAAGTAAgatatatattcattttgtatttctaGGTAAGAAACTATAAAGATCATTATACTAGGCAAACAGAACGTGGCACGACGGGATTAAAGGGCAGATTATTTTCAAATGCTGAGAtggattttgagttttaatctAGTGTGGTAAAGttctattgtattttattaaatcaaaaagtCCACAACTAACACTATTAGATCTAATGGCtatgatattttgatattttttcaaaaaaaaaataataaaaaaacaatatcttactctcgtgaagaaaaactaaaaacaatattcaaataGTAATCtaatcttctattttcttttcttttctccttcttctcccTCTGCTGCAGGGGACAACACAtgtatttcaaaagaaaaaaaaatgcatcgtCGTAACTAATCTatctattataaataaaatttctatattattaatttgtctttataatatataataataatattttatatgggtaaacctaaaaaaagcttaaatcatattaaaaaaaactcattttaaccgctaaaaaaaatattttaattaccaaAAATGGGTATTggaatacaaaagaaaaaaaaaaacatttgatgggtaTCAAACCGGTGAACCGAGTTTTTGAaccgaaaatgacggttttgacccgaatcctcatgaaaactcattttttatcctgatcgacatggtttgacccgtattgactcAGTGAAAtcgatttttatgaaaaatgacggttttgaccgaaaatgacggttttgacccgaaacgtcatgaaaactcattttttaccctggtcgacatggtttgacctgtattgacccggtgaaatcggtttttatgaaaaatgatggttttgaccGAAAATGACAGTTTTAACCCAAAacatcatgaaaactcattttttaccgtggtcgacatggtttgaccctgGTGAAATCAGTgttaattatgaaaaatgacggttttgaccgaaaatgacggttttgacccaaaacatcatgaaaactcattttttatcctggtcaacatggtttgacccgtattgacccaaTGAAAtcgatttttatgaaaaatgacaTTTTGACTGAAAATAACAGTTTTGACCCCAAAACGTCatgaaaaactcattttttatcctgGTCAACATGGTTTGACCCAGTATTGACCCAATGAAATcgattttatatgaaaaatgacggttttgactgAAAATAACGGTTTTGACCCGagaaacgtcatgaaaactcattttttaccctagtCGACATGTTATGGTTTGACCTGTATTGACCCAATGAAATCGGTTTTTATGGAAAGATGtggttgactcgagaaaaagatatgttgaattttaaactttttttttttcttatttttttttttgaatttttatgaataatataatataaataaaataacgttcaagaaaaatcttaatgaatcaaaaattgggttacaacactaATTAActacattttcttaattaaaccgTTTGAGAACCCTATTTTATACAATCATTCAAAGAATGgtccttgtaaaaaaaaaaaaaagtaaattagtaTATGTGCTTTGCTTGTTCAGTTATAAAGTGAAACATATGACGAGAATATAGTAAAGCTAaaggtttatttatttcttttataagatataataaaaatatgttgatttgttttaatgtgttgtaaaacccatttttgggtccccacaaaaataaataaaataaatagccaaagaggctagaaaaataacggaaggcagaagcactcagaaaatggttagaaaattggtcaaggaagttaaagatacaaagattggattttttacagTATTTTCTTTGAAGGATTGAGAGCCCtatgagaaggaaattttgaattttgaggagaagcccaaatttggatgtttatggacttaattggacttttaaaggatttgattgcaagaaaaaattgatttttaagtcaaatttgggctttaattagaagaaattaaagttctggggccaaattatgattttaggaatttattaagtcaaatcaggggcttaattgcataaatattgaagtttaagagcaccaattagggacttaattgaagaaaatccgaaaccagggaccaatttggaaaagatgccttaatttactgttcactttcttcctcaaaaagctgcctgagtggctgctttccaggcgtgttttccggctcgtgtggcctccaaatccgacaaaaccttacaccaacatgttcacatgcaacccctttatcccggagaatggtccggtcgggtcggGAAATGttagaaacggctccgttgagtgggctcaaagtggccacctcgggcagttcgcagccttgagctgccaaatttggcagctcgaggtgcaaCACTTTGAGCGAAACGGTTGAGATGctttcccaactgaatcaaaaGGGTTGCAATTTTTCCATAACATatacaagattgccctcttccacagcctataaatagagtcgaATTGATGATAAGAGGGGGGAGAGAAttcgggtccaaagtcagccaaaaaaccagcattttcgcccaaattctgcagatttttcttcttcttctttcttcctcttgcAACAGGAAACCGACGCCGTCTTCCTCCAACTCCACCGCTGCAACCACCAGCCGAACCACCTCATCACAGCAGCCCACAACCCCTTCGGCCAAGTAAGCCCCTCTTCCTTttctcctccttccttttcccttcctccttttcttcttcttcctccttaccTACTGTTGCATGAACAGTAGggcgtgaaatataattcacgtcctaccTGTTCACGCAGgacatgaattatatatatataggtgtgtgtgtgtgtgtattataagattatttaaaaataaaaataaaaaaaattcaaaaatcaattttaaaaaaaaaaatgttgattttctcgcatctttttctaccaatttttgcaggatattgggttgtattttttatattgtaaagatacaaatcccggtattaaaatacccggttttcgttaacaaaaaaaaatgtttataaaaaaaaaatgttttgttttcatgcatacgaccaatactctaacatgttttgaatgttctttttatataaaaaaaaatattgaaaagttttgaaaatgtgttttcgcatagatttcttaaacacaaattatttctttgcatttctggattttacaacatgtttgtaaaaactCCAAAGGTATTGgcccaatattccaaaaactattaaaattttattttgggagggagattcatctattattcatcgctaatgtttggataaagaaatccttaaaggatgaatatccaaaaatattattgggagtaaattcatctattattcaccagctaatgtttggataaagaaacccttaaaggatgaatatccaaaatattattgggagtaataaatccgcacgcatctttgaaagaagccttgattataatcgaggacatttcaaaattcaaattttgtccctccttgcgatttacgagtcgcaaaactcttgaaatactaaggaaaaatgagctttcaaagcaacatggaatctccttagatttctatccaaaatcaattgacgggtttagaaaaCGCCAacacaccatagactatagagcaaaccaaacaccaagcagcttaccttaggtagggcgtactaggggtgctagtaccttccctttacgcaaccagtcccttgccttagaatctctgaaagaccagttagggttcctagtgaccaaatactaggtggcgactccaaagaaccaaatccttagaacacaacgaaaatcgccagccgatgtcgtgcctttataaattttttgagggggtgtgacagaatggcgactccgctggggaaggtactgtttctgacattattggactaagcttggtaattgtttttttttattattatgctatgttgttgtttttcttttttacaatgAATGGTTTACTctatttaaaagctttagcatgcatctttacattTCTATCATACATGAtgtagtcatgcatcactttattattattatgttttttgagggcacacacatgtaactttaagattaagtgggggactagcagcttgccttatgacttgagtcaaggtttaagtttgtgtaaaccccaactctttgctgagtgtttagactgattgtgattggtacacgtgccatcccactatctgctggacctctatatcgcctttacgagggtgatcactggaacagcaagagaccctttttagagacccagtagtaaacctacccaatgtctcacataaaggaactagagcctatccttaggatgtatgctccataatatctttttgcatccataaagggagagatgttctagaattgggagacccaagaagcttcatttggtgatttaatcaacaatgcttgtttgatcatgatattgtgttgttttcctttttcaactttttaaatcgaggttccaaatgccttttcaaaagttcatcttggtgtttttacacatcatttttcttttcaaaacgaatcttccataactacacctacactttacactgagaatgaatggccagaCTTAGgggtagaagaggaagaatggtaggaaaataacattaggggattcacaaaaatgaacaacatgaacaaacttggaaacccgctacaaggtcatgccgtttgggttaaagAAAGTTGGGGGCACCTACCAAAGTGCCAGGGTAACTTtatttcacaacatgatgcaaaagagattaaagtatacgtggatgacatggcttagagagggagagaatcatgaccaaatattgaaggaattagttgaaagactaagaaagtacaagttgaggcttaaccatgcaaggtgttcattcggggtgaaatctaggaagttgttggaatttatgatgagtgacaaagggatagaagtggaccctgattaagtaaaggctattcaacCTATGCCAACCTCCAAGACTAAGAAGGATGTAAGGAGGTTCTTGGGaagtttgaattacattgctcaatttatatcccaattaaccacgacttatgacctcatctttaaattgttaaggaggaagaatcttggaatttggaataagaacGTGGAGAAGCTTTCacgaaaatcaagcaatacctactgaatccacccctatctatcgagttgaattgaaaaaatggcaagttctactaactgagtacaacatagtatatatgacaagaaaAGCCATGAATGTCATCGCCAATCACCTAAGCTGACCATGTTGTGAAAGTTTATGGGCtgttaagatttgatttttggataaaaatatgctttcagtcgagtaagggaaatcagattgttggattatgtactttgagggtgttgtggtaatagagtgggggcagtgctaatctttcctaataagaaacagtatCCGGTTTTAGTTTAAATCGCAATTTGGGTACACTAAACAACGCAACTGagtttgaagcttgcattctagaggttgcattagagctaaacatcagaaagatagatgtgtattggagactcg
This is a stretch of genomic DNA from Populus alba chromosome 11, ASM523922v2, whole genome shotgun sequence. It encodes these proteins:
- the LOC118045264 gene encoding uncharacterized protein, encoding METLFRSQNLWDIVKNGFEERENISTLEEAQRKELEVKKQKDASALYLIQQSLANTIFPRITKASTAHRAWDMLQEEFRGDSERAIMDSDEMIQERPYKAAMNGKWQHMIDYYKENTEYLFSPVTSSLDTVLHLAVQSNEVQALEDLLEIVKERELPSTEKDFLKKKNKFGNTALHEATIYGNYEAVRFLVECCPDLIAIPNEYGETPLFTAAGFGEAEIVELLIRSKPEQCVDDDDDGLLFPIHRQRKDGLSILGAAIIGQHFDTALLLLKLDESLHSLKDKKGITALQLLAHMPSAFESGFPMGIFERLIYCCLPVRRKVEFQVETSGQARKGTVGDVESGLGSSSERKPRGGLLNYFKVPKVRCWPARLEVFWNQKRKHVLALRLAEKLIEKEKWNIVKIDQNEEEEKEQGMGGEKNKKGEIEITEPPVTSSSLTSNKQISLFVATINGIEEIVWEIINKYPHAVDQLNKKGQSILGVAVMHRQKKIFNLVKQLKVPMARLHRVIDKKKNTLLHHVADMEHYRGGTRPGPALELQEELQWFEQVQKVIPPHYVTLRNKERKTAEELFKESHKDQLKNAQTWIKETTQSCSTVAALVATVVFAAAYTVPGGSDKNGTPNFINSPYFLLFTVSDVLSLASSLTSLVVFLSLLTSPFELQEFHISLPRKLLVGFTFLFFAVITTMLSFGATILILIQSEKKLTTLLLSMAAFLPVLIFAIMQFRLYVSFMGSTFNILKKTRKARAPFRVPCLRWGKMLGLKNEEKRST